A genomic segment from Micromonospora echinaurantiaca encodes:
- a CDS encoding acyltransferase, whose protein sequence is MTDAHGAQPDGVRIAATADVDERATIRSGTRVWHLAQIREDASVGRDCVIGRGAYVGPGVRLGDNVKLQNHALVYEPAELADGVFVGPAAVLTNDEYPRAVTPEGRLKGGADWTAVGVVVGEGAAIGARAVCVAPVAIGRWALIAAGAVVTRDVPDFALMVGVPARRVGWVGRAGEPLAAKGDGRYVCPRTATEYHEQAGRLTELPPPAG, encoded by the coding sequence ATGACGGATGCCCACGGGGCGCAGCCCGACGGGGTGCGGATCGCCGCGACGGCCGACGTGGACGAACGGGCCACCATCCGTTCCGGCACCCGGGTCTGGCATCTCGCCCAGATCCGCGAGGACGCCTCGGTCGGCCGCGACTGCGTGATCGGTCGGGGCGCGTACGTGGGGCCGGGCGTCCGGCTCGGCGACAACGTCAAGCTGCAGAACCACGCCCTGGTGTACGAGCCGGCGGAGCTGGCCGACGGCGTTTTCGTCGGGCCGGCGGCGGTGCTCACCAACGACGAGTACCCGCGCGCGGTGACCCCGGAGGGGCGGCTCAAGGGCGGCGCGGACTGGACAGCGGTCGGGGTGGTGGTCGGCGAGGGCGCCGCGATCGGCGCCCGCGCCGTCTGCGTGGCGCCGGTCGCGATCGGCCGGTGGGCACTGATCGCGGCCGGCGCCGTGGTCACCCGGGACGTGCCCGACTTCGCGCTGATGGTCGGCGTCCCGGCCCGCCGGGTGGGCTGGGTGGGGCGGGCGGGCGAACCGCTGGCCGCCAAGGGCGACGGCCGGTACGTCTGCCCCCGCACCGCAACCGAGTACCACGAGCAGGCGGGCCGGCTGACCGAGCTGCCGCCTCCGGCCGGGTGA
- a CDS encoding Gfo/Idh/MocA family protein, with translation MNSSHPAVDDPIGVAVVGAGYWGPNLVRNFQASTEFRLRWLCDLDVSRAERVLGGYSTVRATDDLAAVLADDSVRAVAIATPAGTHLEVATAALRAGKHVLVEKPLAASFAQGQTLVAEAERRGLSLMCDHTYCYTPAVLRIRDLLRSGDLGELQYLDSVRINLGLVQRDIDVMWDLAPHDLSILDFILPAGVAPVAVAAHGADRIGAGRACVAYLTLHLNTGAIAHIHVNWLSPVKIRTTIIGGSKRTLVWDDLNPGQRLSIFDRGVDVASAEELGDEQRRDMLVSYRSGDMVAPALTEREALRTMVEEYARSIRSGTPALTDGRAGLRVIAILEAASRSLADGGRLVNLTEWTDA, from the coding sequence GTGAATTCATCGCACCCTGCCGTCGACGACCCGATCGGCGTGGCCGTCGTCGGCGCCGGCTACTGGGGGCCGAACCTCGTCCGCAACTTCCAGGCATCCACCGAGTTCCGGCTGCGCTGGCTCTGCGACCTCGACGTCAGCCGGGCGGAGCGGGTGCTCGGCGGCTACTCGACCGTCCGGGCCACCGACGACCTCGCCGCGGTGCTCGCCGACGACTCGGTACGGGCGGTCGCCATCGCCACCCCGGCCGGCACCCACCTGGAGGTGGCGACGGCGGCGCTGCGCGCCGGCAAGCACGTGCTCGTGGAGAAGCCGCTGGCCGCGAGTTTCGCGCAGGGGCAGACGCTGGTGGCGGAGGCGGAACGGCGTGGGCTGTCGCTGATGTGCGACCACACCTACTGCTACACGCCGGCGGTGCTGCGCATCCGCGATCTGCTGCGCTCCGGTGACCTGGGCGAACTGCAGTACCTCGACTCGGTGCGGATCAACCTCGGGCTGGTGCAGCGCGACATCGACGTGATGTGGGACCTCGCCCCGCACGATCTGTCGATCCTGGACTTCATCCTGCCGGCCGGCGTGGCCCCGGTGGCGGTGGCCGCGCACGGCGCAGACCGGATCGGGGCGGGCCGCGCCTGCGTGGCGTACCTGACGCTGCACCTGAACACCGGGGCGATCGCCCACATCCACGTCAACTGGCTCTCCCCGGTGAAGATCCGGACCACCATCATCGGCGGCTCGAAGCGCACCCTGGTCTGGGACGACCTCAACCCCGGCCAGCGACTGTCCATCTTCGACCGAGGCGTCGACGTGGCCTCGGCGGAGGAACTCGGCGACGAACAGCGCCGGGACATGCTGGTGTCGTACCGCTCCGGGGACATGGTCGCGCCGGCGCTGACCGAACGGGAGGCGCTGCGCACCATGGTCGAGGAGTACGCCCGCTCGATCCGCAGCGGCACGCCGGCCCTGACCGACGGGCGGGCCGGACTGCGGGTGATCGCCATCCTGGAGGCCGCCTCGCGCAGCCTCGCCGACGGCGGAAGATTGGTCAACCTCACCGAGTGGACCGACGCGTGA
- a CDS encoding NAD-dependent epimerase/dehydratase family protein gives MSAVEITGARALVTGGAGTIGSHVVDQLVAGGAAEVVVLDNFVRGRRANLARALPHGSVRLIEGDIRDAALVHELARDKDLVFHLAAIRITQCAEEPRLANEVLVDGTFNVLEAAAAAKVRKVVLSSSASVYGLADEFPTTERHHPWHNDTFYGAAKAFNEGMLRSFHSMYGLDYVALRYFNVYGPRMDIHGLYTEVLIRWMERIEAGTPPLILGDGRQTMDFVHVADIARANILAARADVTDEVFNIASGTETSLVELARALSEVMKSDLPPEHGPARAVNGVTRRLADTTAAERRLGFRAEIGLHEGLQGLVDWWRAEK, from the coding sequence ATGAGTGCCGTGGAGATCACCGGGGCGCGCGCCCTGGTCACCGGTGGAGCGGGCACCATCGGCTCGCATGTCGTCGATCAGTTGGTCGCCGGGGGCGCGGCCGAGGTGGTGGTGCTGGACAACTTCGTCCGGGGCCGGCGGGCGAACCTGGCCCGCGCCCTGCCGCACGGCAGCGTCCGCCTAATCGAGGGGGACATCCGCGACGCCGCGCTGGTGCACGAGCTGGCCCGCGACAAGGACCTGGTCTTCCACCTCGCCGCCATCCGCATCACGCAGTGCGCGGAGGAACCCCGGCTCGCCAACGAGGTGCTGGTCGACGGCACCTTCAACGTGCTGGAGGCGGCGGCGGCCGCGAAGGTGCGCAAGGTGGTCCTCTCCTCGTCCGCCTCGGTGTACGGGCTCGCCGACGAGTTCCCGACCACCGAGCGGCACCACCCCTGGCACAACGACACGTTCTACGGCGCCGCCAAGGCGTTCAACGAGGGCATGCTGCGCAGCTTCCACAGCATGTACGGCCTGGACTACGTCGCCCTGCGGTACTTCAACGTCTACGGGCCGAGGATGGACATCCACGGGCTCTACACCGAGGTGCTGATCCGCTGGATGGAGCGGATCGAGGCCGGTACTCCCCCGCTGATCCTCGGCGACGGCCGGCAGACGATGGACTTCGTGCACGTCGCGGACATCGCCCGGGCCAACATCCTGGCCGCCCGCGCGGACGTGACCGACGAGGTGTTCAACATCGCCAGCGGCACCGAGACCAGCCTGGTCGAGCTGGCCCGGGCGCTCAGCGAGGTGATGAAGTCCGACCTGCCGCCGGAGCACGGCCCGGCCCGCGCGGTCAACGGGGTCACCCGCCGGCTCGCCGACACCACCGCCGCCGAGCGGCGGCTGGGCTTCCGCGCCGAGATCGGCCTGCACGAGGGGCTCCAGGGGCTGGTCGACTGGTGGCGGGCCGAGAAGTGA
- a CDS encoding DegT/DnrJ/EryC1/StrS family aminotransferase — MSGPRIPVMIPRLGEEEAQAAAEAVRSGWVAQGPRVARFEREFAGRVGAGHGVAVSSCTTALHLALVLLEVGPGDEVIVPSFSFIATANAVRYVRATPVFADVDLATGNLTVATIDAVRTPRTRAVIAVHQGGVPFDVVALREAAARWGLKLVEDAACAAGATAYGRPVGAGATVAAWSFHPRKLLTTGEGGMVTVDDPEWAARLRRLREHGMNVSAADRHASAQPVLEAYLETAFNYRMTDIQAAIGLVQLGRLTELVAQRRTLAARYHELLADIDGLVPVRDPAYGETNYQSFWVLIDPAYGVGRDEVLAELATAGVSARRGIMAAHLEPAYADVTPAPLPVTERLTRDSLILPLHHALTEADQDHVVGVLRKLAG; from the coding sequence GTGAGCGGACCGCGCATTCCGGTGATGATCCCGCGGCTCGGCGAGGAGGAGGCGCAGGCCGCCGCCGAGGCGGTCCGCTCGGGCTGGGTGGCCCAGGGACCGCGGGTGGCCCGGTTCGAGCGGGAGTTCGCCGGGCGGGTGGGCGCCGGCCACGGGGTCGCGGTCAGTTCCTGCACCACGGCGCTGCACCTGGCGCTGGTGCTGCTGGAGGTCGGCCCGGGCGACGAGGTGATCGTGCCGTCGTTCTCCTTCATCGCCACGGCCAACGCGGTGCGCTACGTCCGGGCGACGCCGGTCTTCGCCGACGTGGACCTCGCCACCGGGAACCTGACCGTGGCGACGATCGACGCCGTACGCACGCCGCGGACGCGGGCGGTGATCGCGGTCCACCAGGGCGGCGTGCCGTTCGACGTCGTCGCGCTGCGGGAGGCGGCCGCCCGCTGGGGGCTAAAACTGGTGGAGGACGCTGCCTGCGCCGCCGGCGCCACGGCGTACGGGCGGCCGGTCGGCGCCGGCGCCACCGTCGCGGCCTGGTCGTTCCACCCGAGGAAGCTGTTGACCACCGGCGAGGGCGGGATGGTCACGGTGGACGATCCGGAGTGGGCCGCCCGGCTGCGCCGGCTGCGCGAGCACGGGATGAACGTCTCCGCCGCCGACCGGCACGCCAGCGCGCAACCGGTGCTGGAGGCGTACCTGGAGACCGCCTTCAACTACCGGATGACCGACATCCAGGCGGCGATCGGGCTGGTCCAGCTCGGCCGGCTCACCGAGCTGGTGGCGCAGCGGCGCACGCTGGCCGCGCGCTACCACGAGCTGCTCGCCGACATCGACGGCCTGGTGCCGGTCCGCGACCCGGCCTACGGCGAGACGAACTACCAGTCGTTCTGGGTGCTCATCGACCCGGCGTACGGCGTGGGCCGCGACGAGGTCCTCGCCGAGCTGGCCACGGCCGGCGTGTCGGCCCGGCGCGGCATCATGGCCGCCCACCTGGAGCCGGCGTACGCCGACGTGACGCCGGCGCCGCTGCCGGTGACCGAGCGGCTGACCCGCGACTCGCTGATCCTGCCGTTGCACCACGCGCTGACCGAGGCCGACCAGGACCACGTGGTCGGCGTGCTGCGCAAGCTGGCCGGCTGA
- a CDS encoding acetyltransferase: MRDLVIVGAGGFARETAAAVSAVNDARPTWRLRGFLDDDPALHGTVRAGAPILGGTDRLADLPEAAVVVCVGSPRDYRARQRIVRRLGLPAGRYATIVHPSAEVGAGSVLGPGTVLLAGVVLTADVTVGAHVAVMPHAVLTHDDRVHDHVTIASGVRLGGGAVLRLGAYVGAGALLREGVTVGEWSLVGMGSVLLRDVPPGEVWAGNPARRLRPVQAPAEPDAEGVPTPAASIEELAVPRVVGS; this comes from the coding sequence ATGCGTGACCTGGTCATCGTCGGCGCGGGCGGGTTCGCCCGGGAGACCGCCGCGGCGGTGAGTGCCGTCAACGACGCCCGCCCGACCTGGCGGCTGCGCGGCTTCCTGGACGACGACCCCGCGCTGCACGGCACCGTCCGCGCCGGAGCGCCGATCCTCGGCGGCACCGACCGGCTGGCCGACCTGCCGGAGGCGGCGGTCGTGGTCTGCGTCGGCAGCCCGCGCGACTACCGGGCGCGGCAGCGGATCGTCCGGCGGCTCGGCCTGCCGGCGGGGCGCTACGCCACGATCGTGCACCCGAGCGCCGAGGTCGGCGCCGGCAGCGTCCTCGGCCCCGGCACGGTGCTGCTGGCCGGTGTGGTGCTCACCGCGGACGTCACCGTCGGCGCCCACGTCGCGGTCATGCCGCACGCCGTGCTGACCCACGACGACCGGGTGCACGACCACGTGACCATCGCCTCCGGGGTCCGCCTGGGCGGCGGCGCGGTGCTGCGCCTCGGCGCGTACGTCGGCGCCGGCGCCCTGCTGCGTGAGGGCGTCACGGTCGGCGAGTGGTCGCTGGTCGGGATGGGTTCCGTGCTGCTGCGTGACGTGCCGCCCGGCGAGGTCTGGGCCGGCAATCCGGCCCGCCGGCTGCGCCCCGTCCAAGCGCCGGCGGAGCCGGACGCCGAGGGTGTGCCGACGCCGGCGGCGTCGATCGAGGAACTGGCCGTGCCGAGGGTTGTGGGGAGCTGA
- a CDS encoding DegT/DnrJ/EryC1/StrS family aminotransferase produces MPGIPLVDLAAAHAEVAEEVEAGFKRVIADTAFIGGAEVAAFEQEYAAFSGVPHCVGVANGTDALELALRAVGVGPGAEVILPTNTFIATAEAVARAGARPVLVDCDPETYLIDVEAALAAVTPATRAVVPVHLYGQLAPVERLREGLAGRDVAVVEDAAQCQGATRHGRGAGADGIAATSFYPGKNLGAYGDAGAVVTADAELARTVRTLGSHGGLTKYAHDIVGVNSRLDGLQAVVLRAKLARLAAWNEARRAAAARYDALLAGVDVTRPVTLPGNEHVWHIYCVRIPGDGTPARRDRVLARLNAAGVGAGIHYPVPVHRTPAFADLGHPVGAFPRAERIASELLSLPIYPQLTADQQEAVVAALISALH; encoded by the coding sequence ATGCCGGGAATTCCGCTCGTCGATCTCGCCGCCGCGCATGCGGAGGTGGCGGAGGAGGTGGAGGCCGGCTTCAAGCGGGTCATCGCCGACACCGCCTTCATCGGCGGCGCCGAGGTCGCCGCGTTCGAGCAGGAGTACGCCGCGTTCAGCGGCGTGCCGCACTGCGTCGGGGTGGCCAACGGCACCGACGCGCTCGAACTGGCGCTGCGCGCCGTCGGGGTCGGGCCCGGCGCCGAGGTGATCCTGCCGACGAACACCTTCATCGCCACCGCCGAGGCGGTCGCCCGCGCCGGTGCCCGACCGGTGCTGGTCGACTGCGACCCGGAGACGTACCTGATCGACGTCGAGGCGGCGCTGGCCGCGGTCACCCCGGCCACCCGGGCGGTCGTCCCGGTGCACCTCTACGGCCAGCTGGCGCCGGTGGAGCGGCTGCGGGAGGGCCTGGCCGGCCGCGACGTCGCCGTGGTCGAGGACGCCGCGCAGTGCCAGGGCGCCACCCGGCACGGGCGCGGGGCCGGCGCCGACGGGATCGCCGCGACCAGCTTCTACCCGGGCAAGAACCTGGGGGCGTACGGCGACGCGGGCGCGGTGGTGACCGCCGATGCCGAACTCGCCCGCACGGTCCGCACGCTCGGCAGCCACGGCGGCCTGACCAAGTACGCGCACGACATCGTCGGGGTGAACAGCCGGCTGGACGGGCTCCAGGCGGTGGTGCTCCGCGCCAAGCTCGCCCGGCTGGCGGCCTGGAACGAGGCGCGGCGGGCCGCCGCCGCCCGGTACGACGCGCTGCTGGCGGGCGTGGACGTGACCCGCCCGGTGACCCTGCCGGGCAACGAGCACGTCTGGCACATCTACTGCGTCCGGATCCCCGGCGACGGAACCCCGGCCCGGCGGGACCGGGTGCTGGCGCGGCTCAACGCGGCCGGCGTCGGTGCGGGCATCCACTACCCGGTGCCGGTGCACCGCACGCCCGCGTTCGCCGACCTCGGGCACCCGGTGGGGGCGTTCCCGCGGGCCGAGCGGATCGCGTCCGAGCTGCTCTCGCTGCCGATCTATCCGCAGCTCACGGCGGACCAGCAGGAGGCCGTGGTGGCGGCCCTCATCTCAGCCCTGCACTGA
- a CDS encoding MFS transporter, translated as MYVSIRDRPAGTRDGGAGRQYRRVATTVVLLGVVSLLTDVSSEMVSAVLPLYLTAELGLGLIAFGFVDGIYQGVSAFVRILGGLAGDRGRRPKWVAVIGYGVSAVSRVLMLAATGIATVTAVVTADRLGKGLRTAPRDALIADASEPADLGRSFGVHRALDTLGAAIGPIAAFALLAALPRAYDAVFVVSFAVALVGLAVLVLFVPDRRVGAGQARPPVREVLRAATGPRLRRTLLAAGLLGVLTVGDGFLYLSLQHRDDFAALLFPLLYVGTNVAYLALAVPLGRLADRVGRARTLVAGHGALLLAYLCAAGSSGGPLWTVLTLVLLGAFYAASDGVLAALVSRLVPAPVTGTGIAAAQTVVVLARFASSVAFGALWVAAGRQPALLGFAVALAVAIPAAGWLLRGVEEER; from the coding sequence GTGTACGTCTCGATCCGGGACCGCCCGGCCGGCACCCGCGACGGAGGGGCCGGCCGGCAGTACCGGCGGGTGGCGACGACGGTGGTGCTCCTCGGCGTCGTCAGTCTCCTCACCGATGTCTCCTCCGAGATGGTCAGCGCGGTTCTCCCGCTGTACCTGACCGCGGAGCTGGGCCTCGGGCTCATCGCTTTCGGCTTCGTCGACGGCATCTATCAGGGCGTCAGCGCCTTCGTCCGGATCCTCGGCGGACTGGCCGGCGACCGGGGACGTCGGCCCAAGTGGGTCGCGGTGATCGGCTACGGCGTCTCCGCGGTGAGCCGCGTCCTGATGCTCGCCGCCACTGGGATCGCCACCGTCACCGCCGTCGTGACGGCCGACCGGCTCGGCAAGGGACTGCGGACCGCGCCACGGGACGCGCTGATCGCCGACGCGTCGGAACCCGCCGACCTGGGACGGTCCTTCGGCGTGCACCGCGCCCTCGACACGCTTGGCGCGGCGATCGGGCCGATCGCGGCGTTCGCTCTGCTGGCAGCGCTCCCCCGGGCGTACGACGCCGTCTTCGTGGTCTCCTTCGCCGTGGCGCTGGTCGGTCTCGCCGTCCTCGTGCTCTTCGTACCCGACCGACGGGTCGGCGCCGGCCAGGCCCGCCCGCCCGTACGGGAGGTACTGCGCGCCGCGACCGGGCCGCGGCTGCGCCGAACCCTGCTCGCCGCCGGCCTGCTCGGGGTGCTGACCGTCGGCGACGGCTTCCTGTACCTGTCGCTGCAGCACCGCGACGATTTCGCGGCACTGCTGTTCCCGCTGCTCTACGTCGGCACGAACGTCGCGTACCTGGCGCTGGCCGTGCCGCTGGGCCGGCTCGCCGACCGCGTCGGCCGTGCCCGCACGCTGGTGGCCGGGCACGGCGCGCTGCTCCTCGCGTACCTCTGCGCGGCGGGCTCGTCCGGCGGACCGCTGTGGACGGTTCTCACCCTGGTCCTGCTCGGCGCCTTCTACGCCGCGTCGGACGGGGTGCTCGCCGCGCTGGTGAGCCGGCTGGTCCCCGCCCCGGTGACGGGCACGGGGATCGCGGCCGCACAGACCGTCGTGGTGCTGGCCCGGTTCGCGTCGTCGGTGGCCTTCGGCGCACTGTGGGTCGCCGCGGGCCGGCAGCCGGCGCTGCTGGGTTTCGCGGTCGCGCTCGCCGTCGCGATCCCGGCCGCTGGCTGGTTGCTGCGTGGTGTGGAGGAGGAACGATGA
- a CDS encoding TolB family protein, giving the protein MTGLRLRIGVFAGVVLLAFAGVFVYLRQVTPNGADATPAAGVPVRADVAPVVAGPHVVFRNSAPGDGYGRVAVVPLEAAGGPRAVTPASCDRVYATRGSAVCLVALRGLATTYQVKILGPQWTAVSERPVPGLPSRARMSADGALTSTTTFVYGDSYASPGQFSTRTLVGPTGGGDPVDIEQFELRVEGRTVTAADKNVWGVTFADDDRFYATAASGGRTWLVEGSLSGRRLTAVRADVECPSLSPDGTRIAFKKHGDLPAGRWRLTVLDLASGRETPLAEARSVDDQAEWLDDDTVLYGLPRNTDGSASNDVWSVPADGTGEPRVLIPDAWSPAVVR; this is encoded by the coding sequence ATGACCGGCCTTCGGCTGCGGATCGGCGTCTTCGCCGGCGTCGTGTTGCTGGCCTTCGCCGGCGTGTTCGTCTACCTGCGGCAGGTCACGCCCAACGGGGCGGACGCGACCCCGGCCGCCGGAGTGCCGGTCCGGGCCGACGTCGCGCCGGTGGTCGCCGGCCCGCACGTGGTCTTCCGCAACTCCGCGCCAGGCGACGGGTACGGCCGGGTGGCGGTGGTGCCGCTGGAGGCAGCTGGTGGTCCCCGCGCGGTCACGCCGGCCTCCTGCGACCGGGTCTACGCCACCCGCGGCAGCGCTGTGTGCCTGGTGGCGCTGCGCGGCCTGGCCACGACGTACCAGGTGAAGATTCTCGGGCCGCAGTGGACGGCGGTCTCCGAGCGGCCGGTGCCGGGCCTGCCCAGCCGGGCGAGGATGTCGGCGGACGGCGCGTTGACGTCCACCACGACGTTCGTCTACGGCGACTCGTACGCCAGCCCCGGGCAGTTCTCCACCCGCACGCTCGTCGGCCCGACCGGAGGTGGTGATCCAGTCGACATCGAGCAGTTCGAACTGCGAGTCGAGGGCAGGACGGTCACCGCGGCCGACAAGAACGTCTGGGGTGTGACGTTCGCCGACGACGACCGCTTCTACGCCACGGCGGCCTCAGGCGGGAGGACCTGGCTGGTCGAGGGATCACTGTCCGGGCGGCGCCTGACCGCGGTGCGGGCGGACGTCGAATGCCCCTCGCTCTCGCCCGACGGCACCCGCATCGCCTTCAAGAAGCATGGCGACCTGCCGGCGGGCAGATGGCGACTCACCGTCCTGGACCTGGCCAGCGGGCGGGAGACGCCGCTCGCGGAAGCCCGCAGCGTCGACGACCAGGCGGAGTGGCTCGACGACGACACCGTCCTGTACGGACTGCCGCGCAACACGGACGGCTCGGCGTCGAACGACGTGTGGTCCGTTCCCGCCGACGGCACCGGCGAACCCCGGGTCCTGATTCCCGACGCCTGGTCCCCCGCCGTCGTCCGGTAG
- a CDS encoding glycosyltransferase, producing the protein MSAAEVILTPEDLLVIPECYGPGLGAVPDGARVVIFNQGAYITFDHVPFETTRAGAPYAGLPGLVGLLAVSQDNAALLRYTFPDLPVGIARPVIDPALFHPSTEPPARRIAHLTHRRREEREQLRHMLRARGLFERWQEAPIVGRSESETAAIMRGSAIFLSFSHREGFGLPPAEAMASGCFVVGYPGLGGREYFEPPECAPVPDGDLLAFARAVEAACAAHDDDPETFRKSGLAASERILARYSVDALRAELLAFYTPLLRGVG; encoded by the coding sequence ATGAGCGCCGCGGAGGTGATCCTCACCCCGGAGGACCTGCTGGTGATCCCGGAGTGCTACGGCCCCGGGCTCGGCGCCGTGCCGGACGGGGCGCGAGTGGTCATCTTCAACCAGGGGGCGTACATCACGTTCGATCACGTGCCGTTCGAGACGACCCGGGCCGGCGCACCGTACGCCGGCCTGCCGGGCCTGGTTGGCCTGCTGGCGGTGTCGCAGGACAACGCGGCCCTACTGCGGTACACGTTCCCGGATCTGCCGGTCGGCATCGCCCGACCGGTCATCGACCCGGCGCTCTTCCACCCGTCCACCGAGCCGCCGGCGCGTCGGATCGCCCACCTGACCCATCGCCGGCGCGAGGAGCGGGAGCAGCTCCGGCACATGCTGCGCGCCCGCGGTCTGTTCGAGCGGTGGCAGGAGGCGCCGATCGTGGGCCGGTCCGAGTCGGAGACCGCGGCGATCATGCGGGGCAGTGCGATCTTCTTGAGCTTCAGCCACCGGGAGGGTTTCGGGCTGCCGCCCGCCGAGGCCATGGCGAGCGGTTGCTTCGTCGTCGGATATCCGGGCCTCGGTGGCCGGGAGTACTTCGAGCCGCCGGAGTGCGCGCCCGTCCCCGACGGTGACCTGCTCGCGTTCGCCCGCGCCGTCGAGGCCGCCTGCGCGGCGCACGACGACGACCCGGAGACGTTCCGGAAGTCCGGTTTGGCGGCCTCGGAGCGGATCCTCGCGCGGTACTCCGTCGACGCGCTCCGGGCCGAGCTGCTGGCCTTCTACACACCGCTGCTCCGGGGAGTGGGCTGA
- a CDS encoding ABC transporter permease, with protein sequence MSLAYPSVVGKRSFGRKVLNTVEAYVRIDLVEERMFPATSIMRYIAAVFPVLLYYFQGSFLAISGEMFVVMVVGTAVVAGLQDALLALTSRLNFAMERGTLETYLVEPVPWALIPVAMNVWRSCTGALLACFMVAAGWLLGAPIQGSGVPGALLVLFLGIIACNALGTFAAAFIVLFKRGEPVVMLFSLATAVLGGALFPINVLPEGIRWASYLIPHTYVISAVRQLLIEDVPPDGLSVGVSVGVLAAFAVVSFAAGLFVFDRALRLARRLGILSI encoded by the coding sequence ATGAGCCTCGCCTACCCGTCGGTCGTCGGGAAGCGCTCGTTCGGCCGCAAGGTCCTCAACACCGTAGAGGCGTACGTCCGCATCGACCTCGTCGAGGAACGCATGTTCCCCGCCACCAGCATCATGCGCTACATCGCGGCCGTCTTCCCGGTGCTGCTCTACTACTTTCAGGGCAGCTTCCTGGCCATTTCCGGCGAGATGTTCGTCGTGATGGTCGTCGGCACGGCCGTGGTCGCCGGGCTTCAGGACGCCCTCCTCGCTCTCACCAGCCGGCTGAACTTCGCCATGGAGCGCGGCACGCTGGAGACCTACCTGGTCGAACCGGTGCCGTGGGCGCTGATCCCGGTGGCGATGAACGTGTGGCGGAGCTGTACGGGAGCCCTGCTGGCCTGCTTCATGGTCGCAGCCGGTTGGCTACTGGGTGCTCCCATCCAGGGCTCGGGCGTGCCGGGGGCCCTGCTGGTGCTCTTCCTGGGGATCATCGCCTGCAACGCGCTCGGCACGTTCGCGGCCGCGTTCATCGTGCTGTTCAAACGTGGCGAGCCGGTGGTCATGCTGTTCAGCCTGGCTACCGCGGTGCTCGGCGGCGCGCTGTTCCCGATCAACGTCCTGCCGGAAGGGATCCGCTGGGCCAGCTACCTGATCCCGCACACGTACGTGATCAGCGCCGTCCGGCAGCTTCTCATCGAGGACGTCCCCCCGGACGGACTGTCGGTCGGCGTCTCCGTCGGTGTCCTGGCGGCCTTCGCGGTCGTGTCCTTCGCCGCGGGACTGTTCGTCTTCGACCGCGCCCTCCGGCTGGCCCGCCGGCTGGGGATCCTCAGTATCTGA
- a CDS encoding ABC transporter ATP-binding protein, with protein MLSGLTKLYEPTPRWMRVFARSHLRETVRALDGVDLVVRAGEICAVVGPNGAGKTTMFRIIVGLTTATEGRGSVLGLDVERDSEQVRQAVGWMPAEDRSLLMRATSRENLQLHGRLQGMSRKGLTKRIEHVLETVNLMPQADTVVAGMSAGMRARLRLARALLPGPRALILDEPTGPVDPIAAYGLLTLIMDLAKQERLAVLISSHRLEEIEALQSQALLLDGGKVRYSGDLDRLRREWERPELELVMATHQDALAIADGLHVQGVEARVDGGTVRCQPTGPGGVGALLTGLGPLTSSIRHLREIPMPLRDLIAQVYARGADPEGAVR; from the coding sequence GTGCTCTCCGGGCTGACCAAGCTCTACGAGCCGACGCCGCGGTGGATGCGCGTCTTCGCCCGGTCGCACCTGCGCGAGACGGTTCGCGCGCTCGACGGCGTCGACCTCGTCGTCCGCGCCGGCGAGATCTGCGCCGTGGTGGGACCGAACGGCGCCGGGAAGACCACCATGTTCCGGATCATCGTGGGTCTGACGACGGCCACGGAGGGGCGCGGCAGCGTGCTCGGGCTCGACGTCGAACGCGACTCCGAGCAGGTTCGACAGGCGGTCGGCTGGATGCCGGCGGAGGACCGCAGCCTGCTCATGAGGGCGACGTCACGGGAGAATCTCCAACTCCACGGTCGGCTGCAGGGAATGTCGCGCAAGGGGCTGACGAAGCGCATCGAGCACGTGCTCGAGACGGTCAACCTGATGCCGCAGGCCGACACTGTGGTGGCGGGAATGTCGGCGGGGATGCGGGCCCGGTTGCGCCTGGCCCGGGCGTTGCTGCCCGGCCCACGGGCGCTGATCCTCGACGAGCCGACTGGGCCGGTCGACCCGATCGCGGCGTACGGGCTGCTGACACTGATCATGGATTTGGCCAAGCAGGAGCGGCTCGCCGTGCTGATCTCCTCGCACCGCCTTGAGGAGATCGAGGCACTGCAGTCGCAGGCACTGCTCCTCGACGGTGGCAAGGTCAGATACTCCGGTGACCTGGACCGGTTGCGTCGGGAATGGGAGAGGCCGGAGCTGGAGCTGGTGATGGCGACACACCAGGACGCCCTGGCGATCGCCGACGGCCTTCACGTCCAAGGCGTCGAGGCCCGCGTCGACGGCGGCACTGTCCGCTGCCAGCCGACAGGGCCGGGCGGCGTCGGCGCCCTTCTCACCGGGTTGGGTCCACTCACGAGCAGCATCCGGCACCTCCGGGAGATCCCCATGCCGCTGCGCGACCTGATCGCGCAGGTGTATGCGCGAGGCGCCGACCCCGAGGGAGCCGTCCGATGA